Below is a window of Planococcus rifietoensis DNA.
GCGGGGTTATATTCTTCCTGGACGCTCGACATGGCATCTTCTAAAAAGTTCTGAAGCGTGCGGTCCAGCGTCAACTGCAGATTGGATCCGTCGATAGCGGGAGTGACTGCTTCTTGGCTGTTCGGCAATAGATATCCCCATTTATCCGTATCAAACTCCATTTTACCGTTTTTGCCCGTCAAGACTTTGTCATGAATGGACTCCAAGCCCATTTTGCCTTTGGTCTTCACTTGGCCATCCTCGAATTCTTCTTTCATGGCGAAGCCGATTAGATGGGAAGCGAACACACCGTTCGGGTAAAGGCGTTTAAGGTCCTTGACGAACAATAAGCCCGGCAAATCTTTTTCTTTCATCTCAAGCATCTGTGTGTGGCTGATTTCGCGTCCGGCTGCGCCGAACTCCACCTGATAACGGTCTTTCTCCATCCCGTTCTCCAAAATGCTGACTAATTCTTCTTTCGGCGTCCCCAGTTGTTCGGATAGATACGCCGCTGTTTCCTCTGCATCGATTACGTGGTTCGGTTTTTCCGGGTTCGTGGTTACCGATTCATCCAGCACCGCCACTAATTTATACGTCAATGTGTCTTCTGCAATGACTTCACCGTTGCGGTCCAAAATCTTGCCGCGTTCTGCGGTCAATACTTCTTCCTGGCTGTATTTGGCAGCTGCTCTGGCAGCCAATTCCTGCCCTTCCACTTTGCCCGTCGCTTGAATTGTGATTATTCTGGCCATTAAAAGGAAAAAGAGCCCTGCAAATAGTAAAAATAGCAGAAAGGCTCCTCCTTGAAAACGAAATTTTTTCTTCATTGTCCCGGCACTACCTTTACATTTCGCTCATTTAATTTTAAGCCGTAATCCTTTGCTTTCGACCAAATGCGCTCATATGAAGACAGTTCACTTACTTGCACGGACAAATCGGTATTTTGTTTCGTCGTTTCATTGATTGAATTTTCAATTGTCTGGATTTCCTGCGTGGAAGCTTGGATTGTCGACTGATTTTGCAAGACGAGCAATGCGCACATGATGCAGACAGCCAGGAAAGCTGTGTAAAGGATTTTCTCGCCCTTCGTAATGCGTTTTTTCTTTTTTGCCGGCTGTCTATTCGGACTTTGCGGAACGGCCGGCTGCTGGATGTAGGTTTGGGTTCTCGCATTCAACGCCATTTAAACACGTCCTTAGAGTTTGATTTTCTCCGCAATCCGCAACTTGGCGGAACGCGACCGATTATTATGCGCCAATTCTTCTTCCGATGGCAATATTGGTTTTCGAGTGATTAATTTCAATTTCGGTTCAAGCCCATCCGGGATGACCGGCAAGTTCGGCGGCAGTTCCGGAAGTGATGAAGCTTCCTTGAACAAAGCCTTCGTCAAACGGTCTTCGAGCGAATGGAAAGTGATGACGCTGATTCTTCCTCCAATTGCGAGCATGTCGATCGCATCTTGCAAAGAAGTTTCAGCAGCCCCAAGCTCATCGTTCACCGCGATGCGGATCGCCTGGAATACGCGTTTTGCCGGATGGCCACCTTTACGCCTCGCTGGCGCTGGAATGCCGTCTTTGATGCATTCAACTAGTTGCGCTGTCGTTTCGATTGGCTGCTTGTCTCTTGCAGCTTCGATTTTACGTGCAATCTGCTTGGAGAATTTCTCTTCTCCGTAACGATAGAAAATGCGCACCAAATCTTCAAAGCGCCATTCGTTTACGACATGGTAAGCGCTCAGTTCCGCACTTTGGTCCATGCGCATATCGAGTGGGGCGTCGTGATGATAGCTGAATCCGCGTTCGGGCGTATCGAGTTGCGGCGACGAAACGCCCAGATCGTATAAGATGCCGTCCACGTGCTCGATTCCGCGTTGTTCTAATTCTTCTTTTAAATACTTGAAGTTTGCATGGATAAAAGTGATCTTATGTAAATGGTCTTTCA
It encodes the following:
- the ftsL gene encoding cell division protein FtsL, which encodes MALNARTQTYIQQPAVPQSPNRQPAKKKKRITKGEKILYTAFLAVCIMCALLVLQNQSTIQASTQEIQTIENSINETTKQNTDLSVQVSELSSYERIWSKAKDYGLKLNERNVKVVPGQ
- the rsmH gene encoding 16S rRNA (cytosine(1402)-N(4))-methyltransferase RsmH; this encodes MFNHTTVLLHETVDGLNIRPDGVYVDCTLGGAGHSEYLAQQLSDQGHLYCFDQDVTAIEHAKEKLKDHLHKITFIHANFKYLKEELEQRGIEHVDGILYDLGVSSPQLDTPERGFSYHHDAPLDMRMDQSAELSAYHVVNEWRFEDLVRIFYRYGEEKFSKQIARKIEAARDKQPIETTAQLVECIKDGIPAPARRKGGHPAKRVFQAIRIAVNDELGAAETSLQDAIDMLAIGGRISVITFHSLEDRLTKALFKEASSLPELPPNLPVIPDGLEPKLKLITRKPILPSEEELAHNNRSRSAKLRIAEKIKL